Genomic window (Pseudoliparis swirei isolate HS2019 ecotype Mariana Trench chromosome 23, NWPU_hadal_v1, whole genome shotgun sequence):
ggggggagattgcaTTTATTGAAGTGGGGAATTGACTTTTGTGTGAGTTACTGCAGGCCACAAAGGACTGAATACTATATGTTCAAatatttgttattaaatattcatatatttatttatacatatatattcatatatttacatatatatacaggactgtctcagaaaattagaatattgtgataaagttctttattttctgtaatgcaattaaaaaaacaaaaatgtcatgcattctggattcattacaaatcaactgaaatattgcaagccttttattcttttaatattgctgattatggcttacagcttaagaaaactctaaaatcctatctcataaaattttaatatttcctcagaccaagtaaaaaaaaagatttataacagctgagtgtcaaggctcaggaaacccttgcaggtgtttcgagttaattagacaattcaagtgatttgtttaataccctactagtatactttttcatgatattctaatatttagagataggatatttgagttttcttaagctgtaagccataatcagcaatattaaaagaataaaaggcttgcaatatttcagttgatttgtaatgaatccagaatgcatgacatttttgttttttgaattgcatcacagaaaataaagaacttcatcacaatattctaattttctgagacagtcctgtatatatagtatatattcatgtatttattgatattgTGGTTTCGCAGTTGGTCACTGGTTTGGTCTCGGGACGTGTAaacactgccccctggtggtggagGCGGGGTACTGCGCCGCGGAGCGCTCTGCTGCCATGAGACACAAAGCAGCTAtagagatgtgtttttatttagaaCAGCAGCATGGGTCATTAAAGTGCTGCATATCTATGTTTTCatgcacacagaacacacacacacattgttttaaCTTAAATAGatctcccatcctctcctctcctttcatctctCATCGCTCAGCAGCTTCGCACCTTCAGAGTGCAGTTTCACAACTCCTCTATCACCTCAGGGCTATTATATACCCTCTCagagccccccacacacacgcacgcacacacacacacacacacacacacaccactccctTCTATAAGCCATTGATGTTGATTTCCCACCAGAAGAACGCTGGACTGTCTGAACTCATCCATCCTCCAGATAATTCATTCTGCTGagtcactttttattttatttttggtacATTCAAAATATCAACACACGACACTGAACAGAAAGTATTTACATTTGCACAAAAAAACGAAATGTtgaaaaacgtgtgtgtgtgtgtatctgtgtgtgtgtgtgtaagagaagcAGACGTGACAACATTTGTAATCAATATTCGTCATACGGTTCCAGGTAGTTGGTGGTCTGCGGGCGAGGGATGGTGTAATCTCTGTCGGTGTCGacttcctgacacacacacacacacacacacacacacacacacacacacacgttggtcaGCCATGATAAGCTGAGTACTTATTAACTTTACAACACGACAGTCAGACTGAACCCGGGTGTCAGTACTCACCGACTCGTAGGGCGAGCGTAGACGCTGCTCAGGGCCTGGAGGGAGACACAGAGTTACGGCTTCACGCTCACCACGAAGGAAAAGACAGACGCTGGACCcttctgtgacctttgaccatgTTACTTCTGTCTCTAACTCATATTTAGGGAATCTAGAATTGCCGGCGAGACTCGCTTGGTCAgatgtgtccatgttgtgttGTTTCTCCAGgaagcaaacaacaacaaaaggcctCAAAAGCCAAACTGAAGCAGAAGAAACGACATTTTACCCGTCACAAGAAAAAAGTGTCTAACGTTGGCACACTTCTAAttctatttaatttattttgtatagcctgaTATCActaattagcctcagagggctttacaggctttacacacgacatccctgacctttgacctcacatcggatcaggaacaactcccaagaaatagaagaaaagaaaattcacagggaaaaaagtgaagaacccttcaggagagcaacagaggacgacagaagaacagatgtcatgtggccaGACTTCATGTTGTCGTGGAACTGGTATTAAAGTTTGCCAACGTTAAAACTCTTCTCTCATTTCATCATTTACGATGACTCCATAACCACAGCTCAGAAAGACATACCTACACATCGAGTTTTAAAGTTATTAACTCTCTGAGTTTTGTTCTCGTTCCTTCAGGTCTTCATTATTCTGCCGGTGTTCTCATTAATGATGATTAGGTGAATTTATTCCATTAACGTGTTACTATCCTCAGAGCGGGAACGATTAACCCGCCTCTAATTGACAATTGGTTAATTGCACTAAAAGCTCCGTCAACAGAGCGAGGAGCTCAGGTGACATCACCGCCCGTCTCTGGCCAGGTAGACGTTACTCTTTTATCCTCTTTTATGCTCGAATCAAAATGACTCGATCCATCGCTCCGGGTTAATGATCGTTCGTTGCCGTATCCATaatggctccgccccctttgggGCCAACGAGGAAaagcctctcacctctcctgctCTCGCTATCGCTCTCAAAGCTTCCGTTGTCCTTCCCGTCGTTGGTGCTGGTCAGTCCGGGGATCTCCGCGCACGGGCTGGTCCACCCCGCGAAGCTCAGAGGGATGTCCTTGGACTTGGCCTCCCCCCTGCAGAAGCCGGCGATCTGGGCGAGCCCGTGGCCCATCAGCAGCACCCAGCCGTTGGCCACCAGCGCCACGCAGAGCACCGGGTCGTCCCACCGCGGCCGGCGCTCCACCTCGGGGTTCCCCCTGACGAGCATCGCGATCCACACCACCCAGATGCAGGCGGAGAGCAGCAGCGTGAGGCACAGCGTGACGGCCTGCGTCCGGCTCTGCTGGCGGGCGCCGCCCGCGAAGCCGTAGCTGTAGGTGAAGCAGCAGCGGTACAGGAAGCgcacggagaggacggaggcgACGGCCAGCAGGCACAGGACGTAGATCTGCAGCATGACGAACTCCTCCTGGCTGTACTCGCAGGGTCTCCCGTCCCGCACCAGCACCACCATCAGCCACTGGGCGGAGATGATCACCTGCACGCCGAAGAGCGCCAGGGCCAGGGCCGCCTCCCCCCAGCCGCGGGCCGCCGCGAAGCCCAGCAGCGCCAGGCAGCGCGCCAGCAGGCAGGCGAAGGCCAGGGCGAAGAGCAcgctgaagaggaagaggcgggTGGGGCAGGTCTGAGGGGTGAGGCGCAcgatgaaggagaaggtgacGGCGAAGATCCCCGCCGTGGCCAGCAGGAACATGGACATGCACGCCACCGTGCCGCCGATGCTGCTGCGCTGGCTCCGGGAGGAGCAGCAGATCCAGAGGGCCCAGAGCAGCAGGCCGAGCAGCAGCCCCACGCTGAACAGGAAGCCGGAGGCGGCCAGCGTCTCCAGCACGATGCCCCACGCCGCACGCCGGTCACACAGGAACCGGTACACGGGGTCCAGGCCCCGGCCGCAGCCCTTCATGGTgacgttggaggaggaggaggaggaggaggaggagttggttGGGATCGCCTGGCACAGAGCGCTGAGGGGGACGGAGCAGAGGAGCACCAGGGGGAGCAGGGGCGTGTGCATCTCCATCGTCATGGTTACTCAGTCCTTTTCTCCTGGGACGTGAAACACAAAGTATTGTTCGACAGCACCAAAAAGGAAGGACAACTTTTTTCTGAAATCACGCCAGTGAAAAGAGGTGAAGAAGGAAAGCGGTTTGACAGCCTGAGTGAAGGAGCGCAGGAACATGCCGGGACACGGCGGAGGAGTGTTCACGAAGaatggagggaggggaagagagagagatgactaACTTTGTTCTGGCTGCTACAAACAGACTGAATAaaccatctatccatctctctctctgtctatctatatgtctatctctatatctatctctatacagggctctcaagttttgaagacaggcaagagtgacatttccatcagcccccccccccccacagaacgaaattttcggatatcagtcagtcgcgcgcaattccaggatgctttattttcattggttgctggattaaatcttacccagatacaacagatacgtttttttctgattggctattgtgtagaccatttctttttctgattggctgataagtggcgcctcacagcagaactccagctcatgttggcgcgctgcggcacattaaaacatgaaatagccgCGAGTTTTTTTTTCaacgtgagaaatacgatgtgtggcgggagtgcgtgacttaagaccgaaatgcgtgagtctcacgctcaatgcgtgaaacttgagagccctgatctatatatatgtctatctatctatctgtctattcTGTTGCATCAGCTCATAAAACTGCTacggacactcacacacacacacacacacacacacacacacacacacacacacacacacacacaggtttacaTGCAGTTCGGTGGTGAGAGatattctctccttcctccggcCTCTGACCTCTAGCAGGATTATCCCTCACAGCGGTGACCTCGGCCTTGACCTCGAGCGCTGACCCTCAGGAGGTCACTTCCCTCTGAGtagaaaggtttttaaaaagccttttcATAATTATTTCCGCCGATTATAACAGTTGTTATTAAATAaaaccgaccccccccccctaacagaGAGGCCGTGTTCATAAAGTCACACAACAATAAAACAGGACGCTCCTCTTACCCTCTCCAAATGCAACAGGCTTGATTGTAAAGTTTGTCAGCAAGCGTTCAATGCGCCTCCTCCACGGGCGCCATGTCTCtggggaaagaggaagagggagagacgagGAAGAGCCAGAGCGAGGAAGAGTGGGACGCGATGGCGGCGCTGAGGTCTGGAGCCACCGGGAGAGAAAATTGCTCTCCGCCTTGCTTCGACAGGTTGGGTAAGAGCAGAGAAATCCTgctccacatacacacctacacacacacacacacacacacacacacacacactcctcataCCTTCCTGTCAGAGTCTTCTTGTCCCTCCCTCACACTGTAGGTGGGGCCCAACACACCTGAAGGGGTGATACTTCACTCCTCCCTGTGTTATGAATCCGTTTCCcataagaatgtgtgtgtgtgtgtgtgtgtgtgtgtgtgtgtgtgtgtgtgagagagattccTGCGAGACCAAAACGGGTCGAGCGTCTCGCCGGGCAGGGAGTCCGACTGACTCATCCCCGTCTCGACCGGAAGCGGCTGCCGGACCGGTCGTCGCCGCGGTTACCGGCAAACCGCAGCAACAACATTTGGAAGCGCCGAGTTCCCCGGGGGGGGGAGTTGCGTCAGCGTCTCACACTGTTGACTTTAGCGAGTCCACACGCAGCGCCGCCTCTCGTGTCCCTACAGGCAGAGATCACAGGGCGTGTCCGCCCTCCAACTGAAAGATCAGCTACGTCTACGTCGTCATGGAGATGTCGGGgggctgaggccaattaggcctcttcccgACACCTGTTCCCTAAGCCACTCCCCCAATCCCCCcagcagctgagcctaaccacgccccgGCGATCGCGTACAAAGTGTCCGTCTGTCTGAGTCCTGACTGACTGCAGCCGTCTCCCCCCTCAGGTTGACCTGTGATGACCCTTGACCCTTCAGAGCACCGACGGGTCATCAAAGGGCCGTAACGGAGCATTTATCGCTGGTTCCCTCGGTAAAGAGCCAACTCACAAATGAACACCagttttgtgattttttttaggACTACAGACGTGGCGACGTGTTGTAGTCTCAGCCACTCGTTAGCTACCGCCTTCTTTTGGAGGGATTCTAGACTTTAACTGGTGTACAGAGTAGAAATACATCGTTACTGTACTTGAGTCGCTTTTTTGGTTATCTGTACTTGACTATTTATATTTCTTACTTTCACTTTTACGTCACTATATCTTGCAATAAATTCCGAGGccgtttattaatattattattatctgtacTTCTCGTGAAGCGTGTTCAAAAGTCTGCTTCCCGCCAAGTACGATCCAAATGGCCGGATGTAACTGCTTCCTCCCCGAAGTCCTTGTGACGCCACGTCTCATAGGCCATGACCCtgttgatgccccccccccccccccccttacactCTGTCACACTCATTGAacgtgtttatgtaactctgtaacgcttcctTCTGGCCGtcctgcagagggatcctcctctgttctctcctgaagggttcttctctttttccccgCTGAAaggttttcttctatttctagGGAGTTCCTGATCCgcagtgaggtcaaaggtcagggatgtctatgtgtacagactgtaaagccctctgatgaACATTTGTGATAtctggctatacaaaataaactgaattgaattgaatggaatAGGACTTCCGGACTGGCCAAGAGACGAGGGTGGTTTTCTTCTATTTACCTTTGATATGCACGCATCGAAGGTGGATTGCgcaatatcccagaatgcatttcacaccagTGAACAACAGCGGAGTAGAAAACTTGAACTTGACTTTTTCTAAATaatactgttgttgagtcacgtaACGTAATTTGAGGATGTTTTCAGACGAGCAGTTAGTAGTTAAAGCATCAAATATGTGGTCAGTTTGAGGAGATGCAGCAGACTTAAAATATGCGCCGACGATGTTGGACATTTGAGGAGAGACTCACCGGGCGGCCTGATCTTGGCAGGACTTTTAAAAATGATACattggctctgatgtctccgcaGCGGTTACACATGAGATATTATtcgtacatttttaaaaatatatatacacaaatatatatatatatatacaaatatatattgatatgtaacatattaaatatacacatctaaattatatatttataaacaatatctatttatttataaacgcaatatatatatatatacaggactgtctcagaaaattagaatattgtgataaagttctttattttctgtaatgcaattaaaaaaacaaaaatgtcatgcattctggattcattacaaatcaaatgaaataagcctttttattctttatatttgcTGATTGATttatacagcttaagaaaaaaaaaaatctctaatctctaaatattagaatatcaagAAAGCATAATTAGGTAAGTATTAAATGAATCACTGAATAATTCTAAAATCAACGAAACACTGGacacacatttgtgtttgttttgtttttgttaaatcttttttatctttttttttacttggaatGAGTTTAATTattaggattttagagttttctttttttaagcctTCTTAAGCTCCTAGccaaagaataaaaggcttgcaatatttcagttgattgttTTTGATCCCATTTgtgcacacattttttttttttacatttttgtttctatatatataattgatttgtttacacattatatatacaattatatgtgtataattattttatttttaataaataaattatatatatatatatatacacacataattcaaaataaaattatgaTATTTAAAGGATGAtggaaaaagcagggttgtcatatttaatttgactgtaaaaattatttacagtgaataattggagtaaactcattacttattattattattatttacattttgcaTTGTCCCTCTACTTCTTCGAGTGGGAATGAGCTTACTTATTAACTCAATGTTACAACTCCTTCAGAGTGTCATATCGCTTTTCTGAGAATCAGGAAGATAAATTCATAGTAGATGTAAAAGTACACTGATGTActcacctcctcgtcctcgcTCACGGTGCCACAGAATAAACTTCATACtcctcaaaattctgaccctttgcttttttatttcagcatttacttttaaaatacttaagtacatttaatatcagaacatTACTtgtgatacttaagtacaatgaatatcagatactttatattctcataggtgacttccAGAGTCGTTTTCCAGTCagatatctttacttttactcaaagtATTGATTccgggtactttatacaccgcCGGTGACTTCGGCCTCTTATTTGCAGGCCGTTGTTGTCGGGTATAAAATAACTATACATTctacgcctcccgttagaggtttccCAGGCCcctccaactgggaggagaccccggggaagacccaggacacgctggagggattatatctcccggctggcctgggaacgcctcgggatcccccagaatgagctggaaaatgttgtgggtgagagggaagtctgggtcagcctgctgggtctgctgcccccgcgacccgaccccggaataagcgaataaaaatggatggatggattgatgattatattacttctggtattacttatgttattacttataatattacttatggtgttacttatggtatattTGTAGAAATGTAACTTTCTTGATCCTTGTTGTTCTGAATTGATGCtcttattgtaagtctctttgataaaagcgtctgctacctgtcatgtgatgtaaCCCTGCAGGTATTCGGGTGACTCGTGACTCGGTTTTGCCCGTGGCCTCTTTAAAGCGTGCGCGCAGATTATTAACACGGCCGCTCGGTAGAAACCGTGACCCGGACTGAACTGGAGTTAGACCGTGAGTTGTTGACACAGATTGTAGGTCAACAGGTCAATCCTGGAGCCCACTCGCCTTATGTCTGCTGGGACAGGCTAATACCCCGGCCTCTCGTTAGATTAGCGAAGGGACTTAGTATTGAGAAATAGCTCTGGGGCCGCGATATGATgcacggcgtgtgtgtgtgtgtgtgtgtgtgtgtgtgtttgtgtgcagcatTTTATATATCAAACATCAGCTAAGTACGACTTCAACATAGCAATCTGTTCACCATGaattccaggtgtgtgtgtgtgtgtgtgtgtgtgagtaccaGCGTATACAGTGCATGCATACAGTAACCTATGTGTTGGATGTATGGAGGTCTGCTCGCTTCCCAAAAAGCCCAACGTGACCACGAGGGACTATTCTCGGTTCATGAATGCACTTTTTTATTCaaagttcttatttttttatatgtattcattcatttttaacCAGGAAGGGGGTCCAGACGGGCCTGGACCGCCATCTCCAGAGTCACTTTGGACTCAAACATGCTGAACTCAAGCTTTGTGTGTAAATTCCCCCAAAGCGAGGACCGTTTTGAAAtctgctcttttttttgttaaagaTAGAATTTGCGGTCTCCGGGCGGAGACGCCAGACACGTTCACATTCTTCCTCGTGCTTTGATCCGCGACGGCTCGAATATATGCGCTCGGCTAATAATGACCCAGAGAGTTATGGATTTATGCTGGAGAGGTTTCCTCAGTTTAAACGTGTGTGTTTAACGAAGCTCCTTTAATAATAGTCTTGAGCATGAACCACATGGATCCTAACACGTCTGCTGCGTGTGGAGCTCAGGCTGACAcatgctgacctctgacctctgacctctacacacacagtcaatgcTGCCTTCTTTTTCTCTGCCCACATCCCCGTCAGGTTGGCTATTAGCCCTTAAACTGTTGTTTCAAATGATGTTaatttcaattaatttaaaCTTTTCACACAGTCGAGCATCTTTTATCTGACTAGTTAAACCATTTATTCATCACCTTCAGCTAAGATTCCAAATGTTTATTCATCAGCATTTTACTAACTATTTCaactttttgttttacttttagcTAATATTTTAACTGTTTATCAGTTACTTTTTACCAACTGTTTATATTTATCAGCTAGCTTACTCCCccgccgtctctctgtctctctatacatatatatatatatatatatatataatatatgatatctatatatatgtgtatgtgtatgtgtatatatatatgtatgtgtatgtgtaaatatgtacagtatatgtatatatatatatgaatatgtatatatacatagatgtatatatacatatatatatctatatctatatatatatatccacatgagacaagagcttatatatttatacatatatatatacatataccatTTTAACTACCTGAGATGAGagcctatatatacatatatatagatgtatatgtatatatatatgtatatatatatccacatgaGATGagaccctatatatatatatatatacatatatatacgtatatatgtatatatatgtatatatatatccacatgaGATGagagcctatatatatatatttatatatatatacccacatGAGAGGAGAGCCCGTCTGTGGGGTTTCTTGAGGACCTCCTGTTCTCCCCACTAGAGACTGAATCAGTTTCAGATCACTGACCATAAAGCTTGACGAGCCTCTCAGAGTCTCATCCTgttttcatcctcttcttcaaaCCTCCTCTTGAAAGCCTCTTCCTCTGTTTGATCTCCATCAGTGACGATCTGTTTCATCTGTGACGGCCTCCATGGAACCGTCTTCTCTTTATTACATCCCATATTTTGGTGTAGTGTTCTCGGTTGTTTCCCTGATCAATGTCCTCCGCCACATCTTTCATATCTCCTGATTACACTACTTTGATGGTCCACATACACTATTCATAGGAAATAACTGCTGGTTCTGTTGCACTCATAGTATCTCTTAGAGTCTTACCAAACCCACTTTGTATTTCACATAAGTCATTTTCATTCCAGCCCAGTCAGTCTTCACAGGCCGCTCTCCCTCAGGATTGGCTtcaaatactaataataatgattttcctcattcattcacacacGTTACGCATTTCCATTTCCTATCTGTCATGCTTCTTTAAGCTTTGAAGTGTAAAATGACTTCAGTTTTAGCCTAAATCTCCCACTCTAATGGCAACCAGCAAATGTATTTCTCTACATGGATTTGCCTTCAGTGAATTTATTCATTTTCTATTTGAttcgtgtgtgtttttcattcaCTTTATATTCCAATTTCCTTGTTTTCGTTGAATAAGCAAAGAGGAGCGTGCTTCTAACTCCTCAGCATATTGGGTGACTTTAGTTTATTCTATCAGCttttaataaactaataaacGTACGAGTCACTTTCCATTGTTAGTGCAAATATCAGGTTTTTTTGGCGTCTCTCCAGAGATGCCGTGATTTCATCTTTTCATTCCTACTTTTATATCGTTATCGTTCAGCGTGCACGTTCATAAAGTCACTAATCTCTGAGGGATTCTGCGATCGTGTGTCATTTGAGACACAATTATCTCTGTAACTCGTCATCAGCTTTATGTTGCAcatccacaaagagacaaacaatgCCCCCTTTGACTCTCCTGTGTGCGTTCAGCACCGAGCCACAGCCAGCCGGGAGCTCCACGGATTGGTGGGTGTGCAATTATTAATATGCCATATTTCATTTTCAAGGCCCGGGATGGAAATATTGCGCAGGAGGAAAAAGGAAGGAGGCGTTGGCGATGCTGCATTGAGGCCTGAATATAAAACAGGGGAATAAACATTGAGATTCATGTGAATGCTGAACGCTGGTTGTTGAACCTCCGCCCGACCTTCGCTTTTATGCTCCATGAATCAGAAAAGAAAGGCGGTGAGGGAGCGAGGGGCCTCTTCACCGCGGCTCTCTGCTGGTGCAATGTGTACCAAACATTGCACGTTAAAtaatttaactgatgacatcaaagaaagtaaaaatctggtgcaatttaaaaaaagaagtttaaagACACGACTCTGGAGAAGTATAGACGTGACGGTATTATATCATATcgaacttttattacagactcaaggtccagatagtacaaaacattacaatataataataataaaacacattcaagACTATCGATAAAGCAGAAGAAGTCACGGATTATGGGGACAAAGGCCTACATTTctgggttttttgtttgttttgtttttgttttatatctataaGGTTCTTCGGAACAAGTTTTTTAAGCAGTTATAAGtcagggcacttataagctagagaGCTTCagcctttcggtcagccacatgtatctttcttcttcttttgtattcctgatgtttgtatattttgctgatcgaaataaatgaACTCAATAAACTCAAAAAGCGATCCACAACCAGGATGTGACGCTGAAGGAGGGATGCTTTCCCCCTCGGTGAGGGGAAAGAAGAACGTATGTCTGAAAACTGAAACGCAGAGGATCCCACAAACCTCAAGAAGTATAGACGTGACctcgtggctctgacgtgacctcgtggctctgacttgaccccgtggctctgacgtgaccttgtaactctgacgtgacctcgtggctctgacgtgaccccgtggctctgacgtgacctcgtggctctgacgtgaccttgtaactctgacgtgacctcgtaactctgacgtgacctcgtaactctgacgtgaccccggggctctgacgtgaccccgtggctctgacgtgaccccgtggctctgacgtgaccttgtaactctgacttga
Coding sequences:
- the LOC130188704 gene encoding G-protein coupled receptor family C group 5 member D, whose protein sequence is MTMEMHTPLLPLVLLCSVPLSALCQAIPTNSSSSSSSSSNVTMKGCGRGLDPVYRFLCDRRAAWGIVLETLAASGFLFSVGLLLGLLLWALWICCSSRSQRSSIGGTVACMSMFLLATAGIFAVTFSFIVRLTPQTCPTRLFLFSVLFALAFACLLARCLALLGFAAARGWGEAALALALFGVQVIISAQWLMVVLVRDGRPCEYSQEEFVMLQIYVLCLLAVASVLSVRFLYRCCFTYSYGFAGGARQQSRTQAVTLCLTLLLSACIWVVWIAMLVRGNPEVERRPRWDDPVLCVALVANGWVLLMGHGLAQIAGFCRGEAKSKDIPLSFAGWTSPCAEIPGLTSTNDGKDNGSFESDSESRRGPEQRLRSPYESEVDTDRDYTIPRPQTTNYLEPYDEY